One window of Treponema denticola genomic DNA carries:
- the ftsH gene encoding ATP-dependent zinc metalloprotease FtsH — MSKNNDDKNQNDPFNFFNFGPDSDGDDKKSPKKPFFSVWLLAPLVVVIFILVNQLMILNSSALIPFSEFKDRITSGQIKKVVLGPVYFSGYTSIQDDDASNTSLFSFLSVQKNTNEYVTVGIYTSEFLQLLDDHHVVYHVKPKERSYFVELLLQWVLPFLLIFLVWRAIMRRMTKSMGGLGGSIFSPGQARSAAIDEGKVETRFKDVAGVDEAKEELMEVVDFLKYPQKYTEIGGKIPRGVLLVGPPGTGKTLLARAVAGEAGVPFFRISGSDFVEMFVGVGASRVRDLFRQAREKAPCIIFIDELDAIGKSRHNSYSSNDEREQTLNQLLVEMDGFDNKTGLILLAATNRPDVLDPALLRPGRFDRQVVVDRPDVKGREQILKLHAENVKLDASADLASIARITAGCSGADLANIINEAALLAVRSKRKTVIMTDLDEAVEKAMIGLQKKSRVIREEERKVIAYHETGHAIVGSFTDGADKVHKVTIVPRGTSTLGYTFHIPEDDKHIVTEKQLLAEIDVLLGGRAAEQVKFNMVSTGAANDLTRATDIARSLITDYGMSSKFKNVALSKRGAGYLGDNEPRLVREYAETTQQYIDEEIAKIINTRYEGVIKMLNEKKHLLEKIATTLLEKETIENEEFDAIIAEEKAPKLFEKEGG; from the coding sequence ATGAGTAAAAATAACGACGATAAAAACCAAAACGATCCCTTTAACTTTTTTAATTTCGGACCGGATTCGGACGGAGACGATAAAAAATCACCCAAGAAGCCGTTTTTTTCTGTATGGCTTTTAGCGCCGCTTGTAGTTGTCATTTTTATTTTGGTTAATCAGTTGATGATTCTCAATAGCTCCGCCCTGATTCCCTTTTCTGAATTTAAAGATAGAATTACATCTGGACAGATAAAAAAGGTTGTTCTAGGCCCTGTTTATTTTAGCGGATATACCAGCATACAGGATGATGATGCTTCAAATACCTCTTTATTTTCATTTTTATCGGTGCAAAAAAATACTAACGAATATGTAACAGTCGGGATATACACCTCGGAATTTTTACAGCTTTTAGATGACCATCATGTAGTTTATCATGTAAAGCCTAAAGAAAGAAGTTATTTTGTTGAACTTCTTTTACAGTGGGTGCTTCCCTTCCTTTTGATATTCCTTGTTTGGCGTGCCATTATGCGGCGTATGACAAAGAGTATGGGCGGCTTGGGCGGAAGCATTTTTTCTCCCGGGCAGGCCAGAAGTGCGGCAATCGACGAGGGAAAGGTTGAAACCCGCTTTAAGGATGTCGCAGGTGTAGATGAAGCTAAAGAAGAATTAATGGAAGTTGTAGACTTCTTAAAATATCCTCAAAAATATACCGAAATAGGCGGAAAGATTCCGCGAGGTGTTCTTTTGGTAGGTCCTCCCGGAACGGGAAAAACCCTCCTTGCACGAGCCGTCGCTGGGGAGGCTGGAGTTCCTTTCTTTAGAATAAGCGGTTCGGACTTTGTCGAAATGTTTGTCGGTGTAGGAGCTTCCCGTGTGCGTGACCTATTCAGGCAGGCCCGTGAAAAAGCTCCCTGTATTATATTTATAGACGAATTGGATGCTATCGGAAAGTCGCGTCATAATTCTTACAGCTCAAATGATGAGCGTGAACAAACTTTGAACCAGCTTTTGGTTGAAATGGACGGCTTTGACAATAAGACGGGCTTGATTCTTTTGGCTGCCACCAACCGCCCCGATGTTTTGGATCCGGCCTTGTTAAGACCCGGCCGCTTTGACAGGCAGGTTGTGGTTGACCGCCCCGATGTAAAGGGAAGAGAGCAGATTCTCAAGCTTCATGCAGAAAATGTAAAACTCGATGCTTCGGCCGATTTGGCTTCGATAGCCCGCATTACAGCAGGCTGTTCAGGTGCCGACCTTGCAAATATTATAAATGAGGCTGCTCTTTTGGCTGTCAGAAGTAAAAGAAAGACCGTCATTATGACTGACTTGGATGAAGCCGTTGAAAAGGCAATGATAGGCTTACAGAAAAAATCCCGCGTAATCCGCGAAGAAGAAAGAAAAGTAATAGCCTACCATGAAACGGGACATGCCATAGTGGGCAGCTTTACCGATGGGGCCGATAAGGTACATAAGGTAACCATAGTTCCCCGCGGAACCTCGACTTTGGGCTATACCTTCCATATTCCCGAAGACGATAAGCACATCGTTACCGAAAAGCAGCTTTTGGCCGAGATAGATGTTCTTTTAGGAGGCCGTGCCGCAGAACAAGTAAAATTCAATATGGTTTCTACCGGAGCTGCAAACGATTTAACCCGTGCCACCGATATTGCCCGAAGCCTTATAACCGATTACGGTATGAGCTCTAAATTTAAAAACGTCGCCTTGAGTAAACGGGGTGCCGGATATCTTGGCGATAATGAACCTAGGTTGGTGCGTGAATATGCCGAAACAACCCAGCAATACATCGATGAAGAAATCGCAAAGATAATCAATACCCGCTATGAGGGTGTTATAAAAATGCTGAACGAAAAAAAGCATCTTTTGGAAAAGATAGCAACAACCCTTTTAGAAAAGGAAACCATAGAAAACGAAGAATTCGATGCGATAATCGCTGAGGAGAAGGCTCCTAAACTTTTTGAAAAAGAGGGTGGATAG
- a CDS encoding cache domain-containing protein, whose amino-acid sequence MKSILKVKKIKTKLIALLLLLIAFTSLSISSIFIRHFYITTKQNIASDLQTIADDGALLVNEKINTTKTALEILSRMPELRDPNLHPREKAAIIDRELQYNKAFLRFSFTPADGTGFCATGPSYNAANSEWFRTAMSGKFFITEPYFAMMDKKFICLLAVPVFDGEKVIGVLGIDTLAESLSVLVKTTPVGQAGYCSINGRDGTVIADPDEGAVRDQENPILLAKSNQAFSQIGTFIEQSLNGKQEPSIVQYKGTDYISLSADGCLLHAYHTKSLRLRLSHHCSKCWELLF is encoded by the coding sequence ATGAAAAGTATTTTAAAAGTAAAAAAGATTAAAACAAAACTTATTGCATTACTGCTTTTACTTATCGCTTTTACCAGTCTAAGCATCAGCAGTATCTTTATTCGGCATTTTTACATTACAACAAAGCAAAATATTGCTTCCGATTTACAGACCATTGCGGATGATGGGGCGCTTCTGGTAAACGAAAAAATTAACACTACAAAGACTGCATTGGAAATTCTTTCCCGTATGCCGGAATTACGCGATCCAAATCTGCATCCTAGGGAAAAAGCGGCTATTATTGACAGGGAGCTTCAATATAACAAAGCATTTCTTCGGTTTTCTTTTACACCGGCTGATGGTACCGGATTTTGTGCGACGGGGCCGAGTTATAATGCGGCAAATTCCGAATGGTTTAGAACGGCTATGAGCGGTAAATTTTTTATTACGGAACCGTACTTTGCGATGATGGACAAAAAATTTATTTGCTTGCTGGCTGTTCCTGTTTTTGACGGAGAAAAAGTTATCGGTGTACTTGGAATCGATACGTTAGCTGAAAGCTTATCTGTACTGGTGAAAACAACGCCTGTCGGACAAGCCGGTTATTGTTCTATCAACGGGCGGGATGGTACCGTTATTGCCGACCCTGATGAAGGGGCTGTTCGTGATCAAGAAAATCCTATTTTACTCGCTAAAAGCAATCAGGCCTTTAGTCAAATCGGAACATTTATCGAACAGTCGCTGAACGGAAAGCAGGAGCCTTCTATTGTTCAATATAAAGGAACAGACTATATTAGCCTATCAGCGGATGGCTGTTTACTGCACGCTTACCATACCAAGAGTTTAAGGCTCCGATTATCACATCATTGTTCCAAATGCTGGGAATTATTATTCTGA
- a CDS encoding methyl-accepting chemotaxis protein, with the protein MLGIIILIFIIADIIAIFFARRISTPLRNITTALQSISEGDGDLTASLPVNGNDEIAHIAYFFNKTIEKIRASILLVGQNTGIMQQIGDELSCNMTETASSIHQINMNIANVKQQVVSQSENVADAVSSVDEIKEAIEALNANVQKQVESVAASSKSIEYMVENIQEVAKTLGASEALIENLHQATSDGKETIGNSNTITQKITEESGSLLEASSVIQHIASQTNLLAMNAAIEAAHAGEAGKGFAVVADEIRKLAEDSATQGKTITATLKNFSNEIERLSGISHTVEETFNSIFTLADQVKAISNKITSAMQEQSSCSRTVLDTMNEMSGVTGEVSTGSANILRSGENIAKDIHKLNDSASVITDSMNEMASGAGQIDNAVTEANEITHKNKQSIESLAVEVGKFKV; encoded by the coding sequence ATGCTGGGAATTATTATTCTGATTTTTATAATAGCCGATATTATTGCTATTTTCTTTGCAAGAAGAATTAGTACTCCGTTGCGGAATATTACGACGGCATTGCAAAGTATTTCAGAAGGCGATGGCGATTTAACGGCTTCACTGCCGGTCAATGGAAATGACGAAATTGCTCATATCGCCTATTTTTTTAATAAAACTATTGAAAAAATACGGGCATCAATTCTACTTGTAGGGCAGAATACCGGTATTATGCAACAGATAGGGGATGAGCTTTCCTGCAATATGACCGAAACTGCGTCATCTATTCACCAAATAAATATGAATATTGCAAATGTTAAACAGCAGGTTGTTTCTCAGTCCGAAAATGTTGCCGATGCAGTATCATCAGTTGACGAAATTAAAGAGGCGATAGAAGCGTTAAATGCAAATGTTCAAAAACAGGTAGAAAGTGTTGCAGCGTCCTCCAAATCGATAGAATATATGGTAGAGAATATACAAGAAGTTGCCAAGACACTCGGAGCAAGCGAGGCTTTGATTGAAAATCTGCACCAAGCGACTTCAGACGGAAAAGAAACAATCGGTAACTCAAATACTATTACCCAAAAGATTACCGAAGAATCAGGCAGTTTGCTTGAAGCAAGCAGTGTAATTCAGCATATTGCAAGTCAGACGAACCTATTGGCTATGAATGCGGCAATTGAGGCTGCCCATGCCGGTGAAGCGGGGAAAGGCTTTGCCGTTGTCGCGGACGAAATCCGCAAGCTCGCCGAAGATTCTGCCACCCAAGGAAAGACTATTACCGCAACTCTTAAAAATTTCAGCAATGAGATAGAAAGGCTTTCAGGTATTTCCCATACTGTTGAAGAAACCTTTAACAGTATCTTTACCCTTGCAGATCAGGTAAAAGCTATCAGCAACAAGATTACTAGTGCAATGCAGGAGCAGTCCTCTTGCAGCCGCACTGTACTCGATACGATGAATGAGATGTCGGGTGTAACCGGCGAGGTAAGTACCGGTTCTGCAAACATTTTGCGTAGTGGGGAAAACATTGCAAAAGATATTCACAAACTAAATGATTCGGCAAGCGTTATTACCGACAGTATGAATGAAATGGCCTCCGGAGCGGGACAAATTGATAATGCCGTAACGGAAGCAAATGAGATTACACATAAGAATAAACAAAGTATTGAAAGTTTGGCAGTGGAAGTCGGTAAATTCAAAGTGTAA